A part of Candidatus Dormiibacterota bacterium genomic DNA contains:
- a CDS encoding ABC transporter ATP-binding protein: MPALRDVSMEIRRGEIVCLLGGNASGKSTTMKTVIGSVRPAKGSVWYEGEDITNWNTSRRVAHGIAIVPEARRIFPRLTVLENLMMGAFIRNDRAEIDKDLESVLEMFPRLRERRAQKGGTMSGGEQQMLAMARALMSRPRFLCMDEPSMGLAPVLVEQQFETIQRLNATGITIFVVEQNATMALGIANRGYVLQSGRVVLAGTAASLLQNPQMQRAYLGM, from the coding sequence GTGCCTGCGCTCCGCGACGTCAGCATGGAAATCCGGCGCGGCGAGATCGTCTGCTTGCTCGGCGGCAATGCCTCCGGCAAGTCGACCACGATGAAGACCGTCATCGGCTCGGTGCGGCCGGCGAAAGGGTCGGTATGGTACGAGGGCGAGGACATCACCAACTGGAACACCTCGCGTCGCGTCGCGCACGGAATCGCGATCGTTCCCGAGGCCCGGCGTATCTTTCCTCGTTTGACCGTGCTGGAGAACCTGATGATGGGCGCGTTCATCCGGAACGACCGGGCCGAGATCGACAAGGATCTCGAGAGCGTCCTGGAGATGTTCCCGCGGCTTCGGGAGCGGCGCGCGCAAAAGGGGGGCACGATGTCGGGCGGGGAGCAGCAGATGCTGGCCATGGCGCGGGCGCTGATGTCACGCCCCCGCTTCCTCTGCATGGACGAGCCATCGATGGGACTTGCGCCGGTGCTGGTGGAGCAGCAGTTCGAGACCATCCAGCGCCTGAACGCGACCGGGATCACGATCTTCGTGGTCGAGCAGAACGCCACCATGGCGCTGGGCATCGCCAACCGCGGCTACGTGCTGCAGAGCGGCCGCGTTGTCCTCGCCGGCACGGCAGCCTCACTGCTTCAGAACCCGCAGATGCAGCGCGCCTATCTCGGAATGTAG
- a CDS encoding cupin domain-containing protein — MSVQQGARLRHQSEIASLPLEGGILQWTVDRDLGAQHVMAYRLVLEPDSALSHVHSGAEEALYVLEGAGEVHVEGARHQVGGGQAVFIPDSAEHTYVNTGATPLVIVGAMAPPIDLGDIHPAMPRLDLSGLKSSSLNERGVAPTMMDERQVTPTLMGERSFRVLVSPEVGCRQMTQFTGVIPTGRAPLHAHPHEEAVYILAGTGRLWIEDAPVGDLRAGSVVFFPIGVRHTLENTGREDMKVLGAFSPAGSPEAKLPPSR; from the coding sequence ATGTCGGTGCAGCAGGGGGCGCGCCTTCGCCATCAGTCAGAGATTGCCAGCCTTCCCCTGGAGGGCGGCATCCTGCAATGGACGGTCGATCGGGATCTCGGGGCCCAGCATGTCATGGCGTACCGGCTGGTGCTCGAACCCGACTCCGCTCTGAGCCATGTTCACAGCGGCGCCGAGGAAGCCCTCTACGTCCTCGAGGGCGCTGGCGAGGTCCACGTGGAGGGAGCGAGGCACCAGGTCGGCGGGGGGCAGGCGGTCTTCATCCCCGACAGCGCCGAGCATACCTACGTGAACACCGGGGCGACGCCGCTGGTCATCGTGGGCGCGATGGCGCCACCCATCGACCTCGGTGACATTCATCCGGCGATGCCGCGACTGGACCTATCCGGCCTGAAATCCTCGAGTCTCAACGAAAGGGGTGTGGCTCCCACGATGATGGACGAACGTCAGGTCACGCCCACACTGATGGGTGAACGCAGCTTCCGGGTGTTGGTCAGTCCCGAGGTCGGATGCCGCCAGATGACCCAGTTCACGGGCGTGATTCCCACGGGGCGGGCGCCGCTCCATGCCCACCCCCATGAAGAGGCGGTCTATATCCTGGCCGGGACGGGGCGGCTCTGGATCGAGGACGCTCCGGTCGGCGATTTGCGCGCCGGCTCTGTGGTCTTCTTCCCCATCGGCGTTCGGCACACCCTGGAAAACACCGGCCGCGAAGACATGAAGGTGCTAGGCGCCTTCTCGCCTGCGGGCTCTCCCGAAGCCAAGCTTCCTCCGAGCCGCTAA
- a CDS encoding aldo/keto reductase translates to MAETLTISTKGMQYRAFGRTGMKVSVLGLGCGGFGGVGSAPELFGKGEDKATAFALMDRAWDAGINYFDTADSYGGGVSETIIGAWLTERKVRDRLVLSTKVFYAIAEGPNDRSLSRRHIMQAVEGSLRRLQTDYLDLYVIMEPDPATPVEETLQTMNDLMHAGKVRHVGASNITAAQLRESLAASDRLGVHRYQSVQNGYSLLERAIEAEVLPLAINERMAVTPYSPTSGGLLTGKYRFGERPPAGSRVDLRPQPYGNLMTAGNFKAIDALRAAAAERGLDTGTLALAWVLSHPAVTSALIGPRTVDQFRPWLEAVDVHLTSDGREALVSRMEAAA, encoded by the coding sequence ATGGCCGAAACGCTTACCATCTCGACGAAGGGAATGCAGTACCGCGCGTTCGGACGGACCGGGATGAAGGTCTCGGTGCTCGGGCTGGGCTGCGGGGGATTTGGCGGCGTTGGGTCGGCGCCGGAACTGTTCGGGAAGGGGGAGGACAAGGCGACCGCCTTTGCCTTGATGGACCGCGCCTGGGATGCCGGCATCAACTATTTCGACACGGCCGACAGCTACGGAGGTGGGGTCTCGGAGACGATCATCGGCGCCTGGTTGACGGAGCGCAAGGTGCGGGACCGCCTGGTGCTCTCCACCAAGGTCTTCTACGCAATCGCCGAGGGCCCCAACGACCGGAGTCTCTCACGACGCCACATCATGCAGGCGGTCGAAGGCAGCCTCCGTCGGCTCCAGACCGACTACCTCGACCTGTACGTCATCATGGAGCCTGACCCCGCCACGCCCGTCGAGGAGACGCTGCAGACGATGAACGACCTGATGCACGCGGGAAAGGTGCGGCATGTGGGCGCTAGCAACATCACGGCCGCGCAACTACGCGAGTCGCTGGCCGCCAGCGACCGGTTGGGCGTGCATCGGTACCAATCGGTGCAGAACGGCTATAGCCTGCTGGAACGCGCCATCGAGGCCGAGGTCCTGCCGCTTGCGATCAACGAGCGGATGGCCGTCACACCCTACAGTCCGACGTCCGGCGGCCTGCTGACCGGCAAATATCGGTTTGGGGAGCGGCCACCAGCGGGGTCGCGCGTCGACCTTCGACCGCAGCCCTACGGGAACCTGATGACCGCTGGCAACTTCAAGGCGATCGACGCCCTGCGCGCTGCCGCCGCAGAGCGCGGCCTGGACACCGGAACGCTGGCTCTGGCCTGGGTCCTCAGCCACCCGGCGGTCACGTCGGCGCTGATCGGCCCGCGCACGGTCGACCAGTTCCGGCCGTGGCTCGAGGCCGTCGACGTGCATCTGACGAGCGACGGGCGCGAGGCGCTGGTCTCACGGATGGAGGCGGCGGCCTAA
- a CDS encoding ornithine cyclodeaminase family protein — protein sequence MEVLVLNGEQVAQLMPMPECIKVMRDALAALARGEALVPLRTVMRVPGVSGFLGLMPGYISPREGQEGALGLKAVSVFPGNASRGIDTHQGAVLLFEADTGRLSALLDGAAITAIRTAAVSGVATDVLARPDASELAVLGAGVQARTHIEAIAAVRPLRRVRIWSRNPEHAAALASELRRRFGFPIEAAPSAEAAVREADLVATVTASPQPILKREWLKEGVHINAVGSSIPTSREIDTATMVASRLFVDRRESALAEAGDLLIAMREDAVTADHVQAELGEVIIGKNPGRRSPRELTLFKSLGLAVEDVASAAYLVRRARETGTGQKVHM from the coding sequence ATGGAGGTTCTGGTCCTCAATGGCGAGCAGGTCGCGCAGCTGATGCCGATGCCGGAATGCATCAAGGTGATGCGCGACGCCCTCGCGGCGCTGGCCCGAGGAGAGGCGCTGGTTCCATTGCGGACGGTGATGCGCGTGCCCGGGGTCAGTGGCTTTCTTGGCTTGATGCCCGGTTACATCTCGCCGCGCGAGGGACAGGAAGGCGCGCTCGGCCTGAAGGCCGTGTCCGTCTTCCCCGGCAATGCCAGCCGCGGCATCGATACCCACCAGGGCGCGGTGCTCCTCTTTGAAGCGGACACCGGACGCCTGTCCGCGCTGCTGGACGGAGCGGCCATAACCGCCATCCGCACGGCGGCGGTGTCGGGTGTGGCGACTGACGTGCTCGCCCGGCCTGACGCCAGCGAGCTGGCGGTCCTGGGCGCCGGCGTGCAGGCACGAACCCACATCGAAGCGATCGCCGCCGTCCGGCCGCTCCGTCGCGTCCGCATCTGGAGCCGCAACCCGGAACACGCCGCCGCCCTGGCATCGGAGCTACGCCGGCGCTTCGGGTTCCCGATCGAGGCCGCGCCAAGCGCCGAAGCAGCGGTCCGTGAGGCCGATCTCGTGGCAACCGTAACCGCAAGCCCCCAACCGATCCTCAAGCGCGAGTGGCTCAAGGAGGGCGTTCACATCAACGCGGTCGGATCCTCGATACCGACCTCGCGCGAGATCGACACCGCCACCATGGTGGCCTCGCGCCTATTCGTGGACCGTCGCGAGTCGGCGCTTGCGGAGGCCGGTGACCTGCTGATCGCGATGCGCGAGGATGCAGTCACGGCTGACCACGTGCAGGCCGAGCTGGGCGAGGTCATCATCGGCAAGAACCCGGGCCGCCGGTCGCCCCGCGAGCTGACGCTGTTCAAATCGCTCGGGCTCGCGGTAGAAGATGTCGCCTCCGCCGCCTATCTGGTTCGCCGGGCGCGTGAAACGGGGACCGGTCAGAAGGTACACATGTGA
- a CDS encoding pyridoxal-phosphate dependent enzyme produces the protein MKATGLDIDEIRRARPVVAQAGIRTPLVRLNVWDAPAEIYLKLENLQPIGSFKIRGAANAMSARSKAELAKGVLVASAGNMAQGAAWNARRLGIPCTVIAPDYAPDTKVQAIERLGGRVIKVPFDRWWQTFTDRSYPGIDAVFIHSFDDDHVMAGNGTIGLELLDDLPEVDTVLIPWGGGGLAGGIATALRALKPSVRIYAVEAETGAPLRASLKAGSPQVVDYQPSFVDGIGSKTVFPNMLAMARELLDGSFTTSLDEIAAALRLMAERNRVIAEGAGAVALAVALSGNAGKGRIACIVSGGNIDLPKLTKILGEH, from the coding sequence GTGAAGGCGACCGGGTTGGACATCGACGAAATCCGCCGCGCACGGCCGGTGGTGGCCCAGGCCGGCATCCGCACCCCGCTGGTACGGCTCAACGTCTGGGATGCGCCTGCTGAGATCTATCTCAAGCTGGAGAACCTGCAGCCGATCGGGTCCTTCAAGATCCGCGGTGCCGCCAACGCGATGAGCGCGAGGTCGAAGGCGGAGCTCGCCAAGGGCGTCCTGGTCGCGAGCGCCGGCAACATGGCGCAGGGGGCCGCGTGGAACGCGCGCCGGCTCGGCATTCCGTGCACGGTGATCGCGCCCGACTACGCGCCGGACACCAAGGTACAGGCGATCGAGCGGCTCGGCGGCCGCGTGATCAAGGTCCCCTTCGACCGCTGGTGGCAGACCTTTACCGATCGAAGTTATCCCGGAATCGATGCCGTCTTCATTCACTCCTTCGATGACGATCACGTGATGGCCGGCAACGGCACCATCGGCCTCGAGCTGCTCGATGACCTTCCCGAGGTTGATACGGTCCTGATTCCGTGGGGCGGCGGCGGGCTAGCGGGCGGCATTGCCACCGCGCTTCGCGCGCTCAAGCCATCGGTCCGCATCTACGCGGTGGAAGCCGAGACCGGCGCGCCGCTCAGGGCATCGCTGAAGGCCGGCTCGCCGCAGGTGGTCGATTACCAGCCGTCGTTCGTCGACGGCATCGGCAGCAAGACGGTGTTCCCGAACATGCTGGCTATGGCACGGGAGCTACTCGACGGCTCGTTCACGACGAGCCTCGATGAGATCGCGGCGGCCCTGCGCCTGATGGCGGAACGCAATCGGGTGATTGCCGAGGGAGCCGGCGCCGTCGCCCTCGCGGTGGCGTTATCGGGGAATGCGGGGAAGGGGCGCATCGCCTGCATCGTTTCGGGCGGCAACATCGACCTGCCCAAGCTGACCAAGATCCTGGGCGAGCACTGA
- a CDS encoding SDR family NAD(P)-dependent oxidoreductase, with protein MAELTGRVALVTGGGRGIGREAALALASAGADVAVAARSGNELADTVAAIRATGRHGEPFVCDVTDRAQVDAMFAQVKSTLGEPLILVNNAGIAGSAKLTDTTDEMWDRMLRVNATGAFYCTRAALPMMLQAKWGRIVNIASIAAKVGAPYIAAYAASKHALLGLTRAVAAEVATRGITVNAVCPGYVDTKMTDASTANISKLTGRTEQDARKILEGFSPQGRLMTVKEVAAFTAYLCSEAARGVNGQGIVIDGGAVQG; from the coding sequence TTGGCGGAGCTGACCGGCCGCGTTGCTCTGGTTACCGGCGGGGGCCGCGGCATCGGCCGCGAGGCTGCCCTAGCCCTGGCATCGGCCGGCGCGGATGTCGCGGTAGCGGCTCGCTCCGGCAATGAGCTGGCCGACACCGTGGCGGCGATCCGTGCCACGGGGCGGCATGGCGAGCCGTTCGTCTGCGACGTCACCGATCGGGCGCAGGTGGACGCGATGTTCGCCCAGGTCAAAAGCACGCTCGGCGAACCGTTGATCCTCGTGAACAACGCCGGAATCGCGGGCAGCGCCAAGCTCACCGATACCACCGACGAGATGTGGGATCGGATGCTGCGGGTCAACGCGACGGGTGCCTTCTACTGCACGCGAGCGGCGCTGCCCATGATGCTCCAGGCGAAGTGGGGGAGGATCGTCAACATCGCCTCGATCGCCGCCAAAGTGGGTGCGCCCTACATCGCGGCCTATGCCGCCTCGAAGCATGCGCTGCTGGGCCTGACCCGCGCGGTGGCGGCGGAGGTCGCCACTCGAGGGATCACCGTCAACGCGGTCTGCCCTGGCTACGTCGATACCAAGATGACCGATGCCTCAACGGCGAACATCTCGAAGCTGACCGGGCGCACCGAACAGGATGCCCGAAAAATCCTCGAAGGGTTCAGCCCTCAGGGACGTCTGATGACCGTCAAGGAAGTGGCCGCCTTTACGGCCTACCTCTGCTCGGAAGCGGCCCGGGGCGTCAACGGCCAGGGCATCGTCATCGATGGGGGCGCCGTGCAGGGATGA